From Pyrenophora tritici-repentis strain M4 chromosome 1, whole genome shotgun sequence, the proteins below share one genomic window:
- a CDS encoding NT-C2 multi-domain protein, with the protein MQAFVPKSRRPKFDLRLRIIDLNNVPLVSGTSFVKWHLSHSTAAEHRGRTDSCPVRDHKVAYDYDTILPVRLTVDKNGMLQECWAEFEVVQEYSRGAGRGERIVLGSVRLNLAEYVEQSEMATMAGEDAGVTRRYLMQDSKINSTLKLGIYMKQTEGDKNFIAPALKTAQVFSGIAGIMAGDQAELEDDGAAPSLTSKSREAGELQDMYRRTLAAYWSAQPGELKADECIEDIFAGGDGWGDRDKPYSQHMRTPTSRFAPGDSSTSVSENDSRHMRATSTAHRKSHETLRPGDMKANRPSNVRGRGSLEQQASHLKAEAERKRYGPQQEVDEFDLREDLCSWRRPG; encoded by the exons ATGCAAGCATTTG TACCCAAGAGCCGACGA CCCAAGTTTGACCTGCGTCTGAGA ATTATCGACCTCAACAACGTGCCGCTCGTCTCGGGCACATCGTTTGTAAAATGGCACCTCTCGCACTCGACGGCTGCCGAGCACCGCGGTCGCACAGATAGCTGTCCGGTGCGAGACCACAAAGTGGCGTACGACTACGATACCATTCTCCCCGTCCGCCTCACCGTCGACAAGAACGGGATGCTGCAGGAGTGCTGGGCCGAGTTTGAGGTTGTGCAAGAGTACAGCAGAGGCGCAGGCAGGGGCGAGCGCATCGTGCTGGGCAGCGTCAGGCTCAATCTCGCAGAGTATGTGGAGCAGAGCGAGATGGCAACCATGGCGGGCGAGGACGCGGGCGTCACGCGGAGGTATCTCATGCAAGACAGCAAGATCAACAGCACGCTCAAGTTGGGCATCTACATGAAGCAGACCGAGGGCGACAAGAACTTCATTGCACCAGCCCTCAAGACAGCCCAGGTCTTCAGCGGCATCGCCGGTATCATGGCGGGCGACCAGGCGGAGCTGGAGGATGACGGCGCAGCACCGTCGTTGACGAGCAAGTCGCGTGAAGCTGGTGAACTCCAAGACATGTACCGACGCACCCTTGCAGCCTACTGGTCCGCTCAGCCCGGCGAGCTCAAGGCAGACGAATGTATCGAAGATATCTTCGCTGGCGGTGACGGCTGGGGCGACCGCGACAAGCCATACTCGCAACACATGCGCACGCCGACGTCACGCTTCGCGCCAGGTGACAGCAGCACGTCTGTAAGCGAAAACGATTCAAGACACATGCGCGCCACTAGCACCGCCCATCGCAAATCACATGAGACGCTGCGTCCTGGAGACATGAAGGCCAACCGCCCGTCAAACGTGCGCGGCAGAGGCAGTCTGGAGCAGCAGGCATCGCATCTGAAGGCCGAGGCGGAGCGGAAGCGTTATGGCCCGCAGCAGGAAGTGGATGAATTTGACTTACGTGAAGACCTGTGCAGCTGGCGCCGTCCTGGATAG